Sequence from the Nitrosopumilus maritimus SCM1 genome:
AGGCAATTTTGAAATTGAATTCATTGACAGTTGGAAACCAATTGTCAAAAAGAAAAAAGAAGAAGGTTTCAAAATAGTCCACCTTTCAATGTATGGTGAAAAAATTAATGATGCTCAAGAAGAAATTAGAAAAGAAGAAAATTTGTTAATAGTTGTAGGTGCTGAAAAAGTGCCTAGAGAAATTTACGAGTTGGCCGATTTCAATGTGGGAGTAGGTAGCCAGCCACATTCAGAGATAAGTGCTCTTGCCATTCTTTTAGATCGTATTCAAGGAGGGCAACAATTTGAGAAAGAATTTCCAAATGCAAAACGGAAGATCATACCCACAAAAACAGGCAAAAATGTACAGGTAAAAGAAACAAGGGATTAATAATAGAAAATCAGGAGAAATTAGAGTTGGTAGACAAGTACGAAGATCCTTTTGTTAGAATTGCTTCAATGATTGGAGGAGATGAATATCTCAAAGTAGCTCGTTCATTGCTAAAAGCAGAAGATGCAACTGATGAAGAGATTGCCAGTTCTACAGGACTTAGAATCAATATGGTAAGAAAAGTTCTCTATGATCTTTTTGGAAAATCACTAATCACAGGTATTAGAGTAAAAGACGAAAGAAAAGGCTGGTTTGTCTATAGATGGAGAACTAGAAGAGAGGAAGTCGAACACTTTATTGAAAATCAAAAAAAGAAAATCGAGGAGAGATTACAGCAAAGACTAGATTATGAGAATGCATCTGATTTTTACCACTGCGGAAATGAGGATTGTCCAAGAGTAACGTTTGAGGATGCTCTTGAGGGAATGTTCAAGTGTCCTTCATGCGGAAATGTCCTTAATCTAAAAAAGAACGACAAATCAAAGAAAGCATATCAAAAGAAGATTGATGAAATCAAAAAAGATATGCAACAAGTGTTCTAATTAAATTAGTAATAGTACTGAATTTGAGGTTACTAGAATAAATAAGAGGAATAATTCTGACAGATCCTGAGTCAAATTACTACAGTAAACCCTGCAACAGGTGAAGATATCACCACATTTTCAGCAATGGATAAAGATCAGGTATTTGAATTAGTTAGAAAAGCAAAAAGAGCATTTCCTGAATGGAAAAAAGATTATGAAAAACGTAGAAGTTACATTTACAATCTAGTTGAGCATTTAAAGAAAAACAAAACAGAGTTGGCAAAAATTGCAACTAAGGAAATGGGAAAAGCACTAAAAGAATCAATTGGTGAAGTTGAGAAATGTGCTTGGGCCTTAGAATTTTATGCAGACCATGGAGATAGTTTTCTTTCTGACGAAGTACTAAACACAGATGCAAGAAAGAGTTTTCTAACATTTGAACCACTTGGAGTAATTGGTTCTATCATGCCATGGAACTTTCCATATTGGCAAGCTCTAAGATTTGCAGCTCCATGTTTGATGGCAGGAAATGTCATTGTGATGAAACCATCTAGAGTCACAATGCAATCAGGAATTGAAATTGAAAAAGCATTTGCAGATGCAGGAATACCTGACGGAGTATTCTCAACAGTAGTTGGCAGTGTAGATTCTGCAAATCACCTTATTGATTCAGAAGTTAATGCTGTGACATTTACTGGAAGTACAAATGCAGGAGCAAAAGTAGGTGAGAGGGCTGCTATGAATCTTAAAAAATGTGTTTTAGAATTGGGTGGAAGTGATCCTTTCATAGTTTTAGATGACGCTATTATTGAAAAGGCAGCTGATGGTGCAGCAAAAGGCAGATTCATCAATTGTGGCCAAAGTTGTGTAGCCTCAAAAAGATTCTTTGTAGGCAAGAACATTGCGGAAGATTTCATTGAATTATTCATCAAAAAGGCATCTGAGCTCAAAGTCGGAGACCCAATGTCAATTGAGACAGATATTGGACCGCTATCAAGCAAAGATGGATTAGAGACAATTTCTGGAATTGTAGAAGATGCAAAAGCAAAAGGTGCTGAAGTATTACTAGGCGGAGAAGAGATGGATGGAAATGGATATTTCTACAAACCAACAATTCTCACAAACATCACACCAGACATGAGAATTGCAAAAGAAGAGACATTTGGACCAGTTGCACCAATAACAATTGTTGAAAATGAAAGTGATGCAATCAAGATGGCAAATGACAGTGAGTTTGGATTAGGTGCAAGTATTTGGACAAAAGATCTTGCAAAAGCAGATAAAATGTCAAGAAGAATCGAATCAGGAATTGTTAGTGTAAACAATGTAGTAATTTCAGATCCAAGAATTCCATTTGGTGGAATAAAACACAGTGGATTTGGAAGAGAATTATCAAGATATGGAATGTTAGAATTTGTAAATCTAAAATCGGTTAGATTCTATGATAACTTGACACATCATCATTACGTAGAATAATTTTTCATAGTTGAAATTATGAGCATCCTTTAAGTATAATTTTAGCGTATTATATGGTGACGAGGACACTCGATGACGTGTTGTTGAGTGAAGATCAAAGAGATCTTGGGAACGCCTTGAGCTTTGAGATACATTCAGAGTTCATGATTCCTCTGGGACAAAGTCCTCGTCAAATTCTTCATCATCTTCTTCATCATCACATTCTTCTAATTCGATATGTGTAGGAGTTCCATCATCTCCAAAGAAAATTTCGATGCAGATATCAGTAGATAATGTAGAGGCTAAAGTTTCAGCTAATTCTTTTGGAAAATTTCCTAATCTACTTGGATCAGAGGAATATCGATATTCAGTTACTACATCATCATGATAGAAATCTAACTCGATATCTCCGTTTGCAAATTTTCGTACAGCAACTACTTGACCAAATATGCTGTCAGCCAAGCCTACTTTCCTTGTTCAGCAACATCTCGTGTGAGATTTTCAGCAAGATCTTCATAGTGTTGCCTGGATTTTCCTAAATCTTTGAGTTTGGCAGCTTCAATTTCATTTAATTCCCCATCAACCTTCTGTGCAACATATTGCAATCTAGCTTCTGCCATCATAAACAATCGATTATTTTCTTTCCAAAGATGTTCAGTAATATGTTCCACATATTGTTTCATATCAGAAATTAATTTTGCAGATTCACCTGAAGAAAGATATTCTTTTGCAGAAGCTTCCATGTTAGATGCAATTTCTCGAGAACGTTCATGATCTATTAACATCATTGCGATAGGACCCATATTTTTTGGCAATCCAGCTTGTTCTAATGCAGGAAACAAAGAATTCTCTTCTTTACTGTGATGACAAACATCTGTAAAGTTTTTTGAAAAATCAATAACAGGAAGTAAGATAGATTCAGGAATTTGTTTATTTTCATTTAATAATTGAATTGTAGCATCCATTGCTTTGACAACTTTTTCAATTAACTCATGATCACGTCTTAATGATGCAGTTGACATGACGAATGTAAATTATTTCTAGTATCTATATCTTAGTTTTTTAAAATAATTAAAAGATAGAAAGTGTTAACGATTTTTCGTTAACAAGTGGGTTTAACGATTAGAAAGTTTTTTTGATTTCACAAATGCCCAAATCTTTTTGGTCATTTCACTTGGGGCAATTGGTTTTTTACCAAATATTTGTTCAGCAGTTTCTTTGCGACCTGCAAAACTAATGGCATATCCACCAAATGCTGGTTTCTTTGCTTTTGATTTGGTTGCTTTCTTTTTTGGTGCAGCCTTTTTCTTTGGTGCAGCCTTCTTTTTTGTGGTAGTTTTTCTTTTGGTTGTTTTCTTTTTTACTGCCAATTTCTTGTAGTTGTATTCGAAATAAAGTATAAGAACTTAGAGCTTTACGTAATGTAAAACTAGATGATTTTTGAGCCTCTTTACTGATTTGAGTCTGAGATTAGGAGAATGAGAAATTCTGCTAAATCCAGTACCTCGTAAATAGGAAATAGAGTCTTCTCCACCAAGTAAGTAAGGAGATATCGTTAGTATCATTTCATCAAAGAGATTATGTTTTACAAATTCCCAGTTTACAGTTCCTCCTCCTTCAACCAGTATTGTTTTGATTTTCTTTTTTGATAGTTTTTTCAACAGTAATTTTAAATTCACAGAATCATTACCGGTACTAATTATTTCAACAGGGAATTTTTCTAGTTTTTCAAGATTTTTTTTAGTAATTTTTTTAGATATTGCAATTATCGTTGGAACTTTGTTACTTGATTGAAGAATTTTTGATGTTTTTGAAATAGTACCTTTAGAATCTAAAACAATTCTGATAGGGTTTTTTCCTTTAACATGACGAACAGTCAAGAGAGGATTATCACGTGATGCGGTATTTTTTCCAATAAGAATTGCATCTACACTTGAACGTAATTTATGAAGTCTTTGAATATCTTTTTGTGATGAAAGTTTTGAATCGTTTGTTTTAGTTGCAATTTTTCCATCAACAGATATTGCTCCACTTAGAATAACATGAGGTCTAGATTTTTCCATGAACTATTTTACCTCCAATCATTACTGCTTGGATTGCAGATTCAGATGCTCTATGTACAATAGATGCATATGGTTCATGCATTGGTTCTAAATCTAATGCATGTTTGTTTAGAAATATGCAATCAGCAATTTTTTTGGTTTCAATTACTCCAATGTCTTTTTTTAGTATTTTTCCTCCATTTACGGTAGCCATTTTCAAAATTTCTTTAGGATTGATTCTTTTTTTATGAATGCCCATTGTGACTTTCCAAAGATAATCCATTTCTCTGAACATGTCAGGAGAGTTTATCATAACATTATCTGTGCCTAATCCAAGCGTACAACCGGCCTTTTGCATCAAAGTAATGTCAGGAATTCCTTCAGCCAAAGAAGAA
This genomic interval carries:
- a CDS encoding tRNA methyltransferase; this translates as MVIEVVRIGQRLVRDDRVTTHVALVSRAFGAERIFMTEINPEIKDTLGKINDTWGGNFEIEFIDSWKPIVKKKKEEGFKIVHLSMYGEKINDAQEEIRKEENLLIVVGAEKVPREIYELADFNVGVGSQPHSEISALAILLDRIQGGQQFEKEFPNAKRKIIPTKTGKNVQVKETRD
- a CDS encoding aldehyde dehydrogenase family protein, which gives rise to MSQITTVNPATGEDITTFSAMDKDQVFELVRKAKRAFPEWKKDYEKRRSYIYNLVEHLKKNKTELAKIATKEMGKALKESIGEVEKCAWALEFYADHGDSFLSDEVLNTDARKSFLTFEPLGVIGSIMPWNFPYWQALRFAAPCLMAGNVIVMKPSRVTMQSGIEIEKAFADAGIPDGVFSTVVGSVDSANHLIDSEVNAVTFTGSTNAGAKVGERAAMNLKKCVLELGGSDPFIVLDDAIIEKAADGAAKGRFINCGQSCVASKRFFVGKNIAEDFIELFIKKASELKVGDPMSIETDIGPLSSKDGLETISGIVEDAKAKGAEVLLGGEEMDGNGYFYKPTILTNITPDMRIAKEETFGPVAPITIVENESDAIKMANDSEFGLGASIWTKDLAKADKMSRRIESGIVSVNNVVISDPRIPFGGIKHSGFGRELSRYGMLEFVNLKSVRFYDNLTHHHYVE
- a CDS encoding 2,5-diamino-6-(ribosylamino)-4(3H)-pyrimidinone 5'-phosphate reductase — protein: MEKSRPHVILSGAISVDGKIATKTNDSKLSSQKDIQRLHKLRSSVDAILIGKNTASRDNPLLTVRHVKGKNPIRIVLDSKGTISKTSKILQSSNKVPTIIAISKKITKKNLEKLEKFPVEIISTGNDSVNLKLLLKKLSKKKIKTILVEGGGTVNWEFVKHNLFDEMILTISPYLLGGEDSISYLRGTGFSRISHSPNLRLKSVKRLKNHLVLHYVKL
- a CDS encoding hemerythrin domain-containing protein, giving the protein MSTASLRRDHELIEKVVKAMDATIQLLNENKQIPESILLPVIDFSKNFTDVCHHSKEENSLFPALEQAGLPKNMGPIAMMLIDHERSREIASNMEASAKEYLSSGESAKLISDMKQYVEHITEHLWKENNRLFMMAEARLQYVAQKVDGELNEIEAAKLKDLGKSRQHYEDLAENLTRDVAEQGK
- a CDS encoding transcription factor, with amino-acid sequence MVDKYEDPFVRIASMIGGDEYLKVARSLLKAEDATDEEIASSTGLRINMVRKVLYDLFGKSLITGIRVKDERKGWFVYRWRTRREEVEHFIENQKKKIEERLQQRLDYENASDFYHCGNEDCPRVTFEDALEGMFKCPSCGNVLNLKKNDKSKKAYQKKIDEIKKDMQQVF